GTTTACCTGGCTGAATATTGAGTTTCTTTTTTCCTTTCTGAAACCTGAGTTTGCGTCGGGTATTTGGGTGTTTTTTTTCATTATGATCGGCCGTATCTTTGATATGTATTGCGGGATTAACTCTTCCATATTCACTTCTTCCAAGAAGTACAAATACGATGTCTATTTTACTGTTTCACTAATCCTGATCGTTTACTTTTTGAACCTACTCTTTATCCCGATTTGGGGGATGAACGGCGCAGCGATCTCCACTTCAATTGCCTTGGTGCTGGTTAACCTGGGAAGACTCATTTTTGTTTGGAACATCCTGAAAATGCATCCGTTTACCTGGAAACAGGTCACGGTGATTTTCACGGGATTGCTAACACTCACTTTCGGAACATTTATACAGGGGTATATACAACAAGGATGGATCCTGTTTTTCTGTGAATCCATCCTTGTATTGACAATGTTTATGTTACCGGTATATTACCTGAAATTAGATACTGAGATTGTCAATTACACCAATAAAATACTGGCTGTAATCTTCAAAAGATCAAGAAAGTAAGCTCTCTTTCAATTGGTTGATTGCCGGTTCCAATCCAGCCGGATTTTTCCCGCCTGCAGTAGCGAAGAAACCCTGTCCGCCACCACCGCCCTGGATCAGTGATGCAACAGATTTTACTAAATTCCCGGCATTCCATCCTTTGGCTGAAACCAGGTTTTCATCTACCAAAACGCTTACTGCGCACTTGTCTTCTTCTTTCGAGCCGATTACCGCAACTAAATTCGGAACTTCTCCTTTCAGCTGGAACAAAATATCTTTTACCGAACCTGCATCCAAATCGATAATGGATTCCAGGAAAGAAAAGTCTCCTTTGGAAACAATTTTCGTTTTCAGATCCGCTTTCACCAATTTAGCCTGCTCTTTTTTGAAGTTTTCCACCTGTTTTTGAAGCTGGTTATTTTTGGAAATCAGGTCTTCGATTGCTTTTGAAACGTCTTTCGGGTTTTTCAATAACTCGTTCACAGATTTCAATTTCGATTCCTGGTCCGTGTAATAGGTTTCTACCGCCACATTTGTGATTGCTTCGATACGGCGCACACCTGCTGCTACTGCAGATTCCGATTGAATTTTGAATAAACCGATCTGCCCGGTATTTTTCACGTGCGTTCCTCCGCATAATTCCACGGAATCACCGAATTTAATCACGCGCACCGTATCTCCGTATTTCTCGCCGAACAAAGCCATAGCACCCATTTCTGTTGCCACTTCGATCGGAACATTGCGTCTTTCATCCAGATCAATGCTTGCACGAATGGCTTCGCTCACCAAGGATTCGATTTTTGCCAACTCTTCATCCGTTACCTTGGAGAAATGCGAGAAGTCGAAACGCAGGTAGTTCGGATTTACCAAGGATCCTTTCTGTTCGACGTGAGTTCCCAAAACGGTTCTCAAAGCATGATGCAGGAGGTGAGTGGCCGAGTGATTGTATGCGGATAACTTGCGTTTTTGCTCGTTCACTTCTGCTGTAAACGGTTTTCCCGGGTTTGCAGGAAGTGTTTCGGATAAATGAACGATCAGGTTGTTTTCCTTTTTCGTGTCAAAGATCACCACGGATTCCGAATCGTTGTAGATTCTTCCCGTATCACCGACTTGTCCACCACCTTCCGGGTAGAAAGGTGTTTTGGAGAAAACCAATTGGTAAAACGTCTTCTGTTTTTGGGAAACCTTGCGGTATTTCACAATCTCAACAGCTGTTTCCAGGTAATCGTAACCCACGAATTCTTCTACCGAATCATCGATCAGTTGTACCCAGTCATCTGTTTCAATAGCCGTTGCAGCACGTGAACGGTCTTTTTGTTTCGTCAGTTCCGCGTTGAATCCTTCTTCGTCTACGGAAAGATTGTTCTCGCGGGCAATCAGGCTTGTTAAATCGAATGGGAAACCGTAAGTATCGTATAATTCAAAAACGGAAACTCCGTCAAGAATGGTTTTGTTGTCATTTTTTGCAGCAGCAATCAATCCTTCGATGCGTTTGATTCCTTGCTCCAGTGTGCGGAAGAAAGACAATTCTTCTTCGCGGATCACTTTTTCAATCAGTTCACGCTGCTTGATCAATTCGGAGAACGGATCTCCCATGACTTCTGAAAGAATAACCGACAATCCGGAAAGGAACGGCTCTTTCAATCCCAGCGTCTGGTATCCGTAACGGACAGCACGTCTCAAAATACGACGAATCACATAACCGGCTCCCGTATTAGAGGGCAATTGTCCGTCTGCAATGGAGAATGCAATGGCACGCACGTGATCTGCAATCACACGCAATGCAATGTCCGTAGGTTCATCTGTTCCGTATTTTTTTCCGGAAACACCTTCCATGTGACGGGTGAGTGTCTGGAACAAATCGATATCGTAGTTGGATGTTTTGTCCTGAAGGGTCATTGCCAGACGTTCCAATCCCATTCCCGTATCTACGTGAGTTGCGGGAAGCAATTCCAAACTTCCGTCTGCCTTGCGGTTGAACTGCATGAATACGTTGTTCCAGATCTCGATCACCTGCGGATGGTCTTCGTTTACGTATTGTTTTCCGTCACCTTTCGCGCGTTCTGCTTCCGGACGGTTATCCACGTGGATTTCGGTACATGGCCCGCATGGTCCCGTATCGCCCATTTCCCAGAAATTATCCTTTTTGGAAGCTAGAATAATGCGGTCTTCCGCAATGAATTTTTTCC
The window above is part of the Fluviicola sp. genome. Proteins encoded here:
- the alaS gene encoding alanine--tRNA ligase gives rise to the protein MTVHEIRKQFFDFFASKGHQIVPSAPMVVKNDPTLMFTNAGMNQFKDFFLGNAVPKNRRVANSQKCLRVSGKHNDLEEVGVDTYHHTMFEMLGNWSFGDYFKEDAIAWAWELLTEVYKIPKDRLYVTVFEGDEKDGVPKDQESYDIWKKFIAEDRIILASKKDNFWEMGDTGPCGPCTEIHVDNRPEAERAKGDGKQYVNEDHPQVIEIWNNVFMQFNRKADGSLELLPATHVDTGMGLERLAMTLQDKTSNYDIDLFQTLTRHMEGVSGKKYGTDEPTDIALRVIADHVRAIAFSIADGQLPSNTGAGYVIRRILRRAVRYGYQTLGLKEPFLSGLSVILSEVMGDPFSELIKQRELIEKVIREEELSFFRTLEQGIKRIEGLIAAAKNDNKTILDGVSVFELYDTYGFPFDLTSLIARENNLSVDEEGFNAELTKQKDRSRAATAIETDDWVQLIDDSVEEFVGYDYLETAVEIVKYRKVSQKQKTFYQLVFSKTPFYPEGGGQVGDTGRIYNDSESVVIFDTKKENNLIVHLSETLPANPGKPFTAEVNEQKRKLSAYNHSATHLLHHALRTVLGTHVEQKGSLVNPNYLRFDFSHFSKVTDEELAKIESLVSEAIRASIDLDERRNVPIEVATEMGAMALFGEKYGDTVRVIKFGDSVELCGGTHVKNTGQIGLFKIQSESAVAAGVRRIEAITNVAVETYYTDQESKLKSVNELLKNPKDVSKAIEDLISKNNQLQKQVENFKKEQAKLVKADLKTKIVSKGDFSFLESIIDLDAGSVKDILFQLKGEVPNLVAVIGSKEEDKCAVSVLVDENLVSAKGWNAGNLVKSVASLIQGGGGGQGFFATAGGKNPAGLEPAINQLKESLLS